Proteins co-encoded in one Drosophila willistoni isolate 14030-0811.24 unplaced genomic scaffold, UCI_dwil_1.1 Seg817, whole genome shotgun sequence genomic window:
- the LOC124462007 gene encoding uncharacterized protein LOC124462007 — translation MVKKHLLTEEKSPPMFTKSPDEERSLQILEDTVSYSSRTYTTGLLWKDGPRVFPNSLPVAKRRLLCMQKKMAADPPFANELHSQIQNLIAKGYARKLAEEEVVEKPENTWYLPIFTVRNPHKSDRVRLVWYAAVQSSGVALNDFLLKGPDLLVPMQQIMYNFRLRAIGVTGDIAEMFHRIAVREEDAKAQRFLWQNLTTGVVETFQLNVLTFGATCSPCIAHYVLDLNDKKHAN, via the coding sequence ATggttaaaaaacatttgctaACGGAGGAAAAATCACCGCCGATGTTTACCAAGTCCCCTGATGAAGAGCGATCTCTACAGATTCTGGAGGACACTGTTAGTTACAGCTCGCGGACGTACACCACGGGATTGCTTTGGAAAGATGGGCCCCGTGTATTTCCAAATAGCCTGCCAGTAGCAAAACGACGACTCTTATgcatgcaaaagaaaatggcagcaGACCCTCCTTTTGCAAATGAGCTACATAGTCAAATACAAAACTTAATAGCCAAAGGCTATGCCAGAAAGTTGGCAGAGGAAGAAGTCGTGGAGAAACCCGAAAATACATGGTACTTGCCCATTTTTACTGTACGAAATCCACATAAATCTGACAGGGTCAGATTGGTGTGGTACGCGGCAGTTCAATCATCGGGAGTAGCCCTAAATGACTTTCTTTTAAAGGGACCCGATTTGCTCGTGCCTATGCAGCAGATTATGTATAACTTTAGATTGAGAGCAATTGGAGTGACCGGTGACATCGCCGAAATGTTCCATCGAATAGCAGTAAGAGAAGAAGACGCTAAAGCACAACGATTCCTATGGCAAAATCTGACAACAGGCGTCGTAGAAACTTTCCAATTAAATGTGTTGACATTTGGAGCCACGTGCTCACCCTGTATAGCGCACTATGTGCTCGACCTGAACGATAAAAAACACGCAAACTAG
- the LOC124462008 gene encoding uncharacterized protein LOC124462008, with product MVKKHLLTEEKSPPMFTKSPDEERSLQILEDTVSYSSRTYTTGLLWKDGPREFPNSLPVAKRRLLCMQKKMAADPPFANELHSQIQNLIAKGYARKLADEEVLEKPENTWYLPIFTVRNPHKSDRVRLVWYAAVQSSGVALNDFLLKGPDLLVPMQQIMYNFRLRAIGVTGDIAEMFHRIAVREEDAKAQRFLWQNLTTGVVETFQLNVLTFGATCSPCIAHYVLDLNDKKHAN from the coding sequence ATggttaaaaaacatttgctaACGGAGGAAAAATCACCGCCGATGTTTACCAAGTCCCCTGATGAAGAGCGATCTCTACAGATTCTGGAGGACACTGTTAGTTACAGCTCGCGGACGTACACCACGGGATTGCTTTGGAAAGATGGTCCCCGTGAATTTCCAAATAGCCTGCCGGTAGCAAAACGACGACTCTTATgcatgcaaaagaaaatggcagcaGACCCTCCTTTTGCAAATGAGCTACATAGTCAAATACAAAACTTGATAGCCAAAGGATATGCCAGAAAGTTGGCAGACGAAGAAGTCCTGGAGAAACCCGAAAATACATGGTACTTGCCCATTTTTACTGTACGAAATCCACATAAATCTGACAGGGTCAGATTGGTGTGGTACGCGGCAGTTCAATCATCGGGAGTAGCCCTAAATGACTTTCTTTTAAAGGGACCCGATTTGCTCGTGCCTATGCAGCAGATTATGTATAACTTTAGATTGAGAGCAATTGGAGTGACCGGTGACATCGCCGAAATGTTCCATCGAATAGCAGTAAGAGAAGAAGACGCTAAAGCACAACGATTCCTATGGCAAAATCTGACAACAGGCGTCGTAGAAACTTTCCAATTAAATGTGTTGACATTTGGAGCCACGTGCTCACCCTGTATAGCGCACTATGTGCTCGACCTGAACGATAAAAAACACGCAAACTAG